The DNA window CCCAAGAAGCGCTGTGCTTAACAGTTATAAATGCAGTAATCACACTTCAGCGTCGACGAGTGGTCAGTTCTCTTCTATAAGATTCAGGTCCAGTTCTGTGCAGTCTCTTTCAAAAGCAATCTTTTGCACTCCATCTATTGCAGTCCTTTTCCTTTTatcatcttcctcctgctcttcttcttcttcctcactttCGCTTAGTGGCCCAATGCTCGCTCGTCCCAGAAACTCTGCAGGGGAGAACGCCAAGCGCTGCTCCGACTGGTAAGGCACTGGAACAATGCAATCAGCTGTTCCAAACAGTAGGCTCCCGTGATGACCGATCtacacaggaggaggaaaaggtcaTGGTCGTCATTTCATGTACATTTGATAAGTGGCAAAACCCTAGTGAACTGACAGATTTTCAATGCAGCAGAGTTATCATAAGTCTCACAGATCCACACCCCAAAAGGTAATAAAATGTAGATGAAAGCAATCACCATGTTAGGAAGTCTGCATGAGCCATGATGTCTGTTTGACATTCATAGATCAGAATGTGTAGGCGGCTACCAGGACATTTATGGATTTTagtgtgaaaaggaaaaaaggaaagtgtGGAAAGTTAGTAACTGCCTGATGAAGAAAAACTAAGAGAGAAACCTGTGACAAAGGGCAAATTCTTAATGGGGCAAGCTGTAGTTGCATCCGCTTTCAGTAGAGTGCATCACAATCCACGGGAGGTTTGTGGAAACAGATCTTGGTGGACAAAATCCAGAAGACAGTGAACCCAGGCCCTCTGATTAGATACAGTTaccatcaaaaaagaaaagcattttttttcatctgactTCATGACCTGTCTGCAAAATATTTTCCAACATGAAATCAATTCCTAAGGCTAAAAAGGTTGGGGGCCTCTGACCCAGAGCACATTGGGATTTCTCGCTTACCTGCGTCATCTTGCTGAAGTCGAGGCCTGGCCTGGAGCAGGGCACAACATCTGGGTCATGGCGCCTCTTCAAGCGGGGTTTGCGCATGTCGCAGGGTTGCGAGTGGCATCGCGGCAGCGCTGGGTGCAGGTCGCGCCTCGACGAGGACGGTGTGCTGCAGGCTGAAGTGGGAGATGAAGACAGGGCTGGGTGTTCTATGCCAGGGGGGCAGCTGTACATCACAGCAGAAGCCGGGGAGGGCTGGAGGGGAAGGAGCACCAGGGACGCATCCTGAATGTGCACAGGGGAGAGGGACAAGCGGCGCTGCAGAACTGAACGGGAAACCAAGGGGGCTggtgaagaggagcaggaggaaggagtAGCAAAGGAGGCAGAACAGGCTCCTTTCGGTTTGTCACAGGGGTCCCATGAGAAGCTCCACGGAAGTGGCGAGTCAGAGGATAGTGCTAAGCTAAAGAAGGTTGGGCTAGAAGATgagtggagggaggaagaggtgaAAGAGGAGCTGGGCCCACAAACTGGCAAAGAGCTGGCTCCAGAGCTGGAACTAGATGCTCCTCCACTTTGGCAGCCACGTTTGACTGGGGTCCACACCTTGGATGCAATTGGATGCCAGGTGGAGCGACACCGAGACAAGTCCTCTGGAACAGAGAGGGAGCGGCAGTGGCGTTTTGGAGGTGGCTGTGGAGGGGAGCTTTGGAAAACCTGGTTTGTAAAAGAAACCTCTGGTCTCTCGAGAGGTTCTCCAGAGTGGGAAGGACACCATGGGGAGTGTAGTCCACAGGAATCACCCagagggttggctttggatgaaaggTGTGGAGCTGAGCTAGTCTCTGAAAATGCCAAACGACAGACATTAGACCAGGCCGGCAGATTTCCCCACCAGAATGTTGCAACGCCTGCACTAAATTCAATGAACTTGCCTTGCGTTGACCTACAAGCACTCCACGAGACCGTTGGACTGGAACCAACTGCAGGCAAGGACTGAAACAGAAgtcaatacatttgaatacaaaAACAAGAAGACCAAAGGGGTGCGAGGGGATAAAAAGCCCTTCATAAAAAGGACAAAATTGTGTATCCAACTTACCACATTGAACGAGAACGCCTTGTAATAAGGCTCCTCCAAACTCTGCTTACGGAGCTGCTCTGTGATAAGCGTCACCATAATTGTAGCAGCTATCCACCGATAGTCATTGAGACGATGAGATTTACTCAGGGCACTGGAAATTGTGTTGGTCAGAATCCTGACGTGGCTTCTGGTGTCCCCTCGACACCTCAACCAGCCAGACTGACCAGCCTTCTTCACTATGCCAAAGTCATGTTTGGGAAACCTGGAGAGACAGATGACAAGGGATTCTAATGAAACAAGGACGTCAAGGATTACCTGTAACTGCTACCAGACATTGCTGTTAAATCACTTAATTGAAATGAATCAAATTTATGGATTAATAGCTTTTCCATTTATATAGGAATGTCGAATTATCTTTCCACCAACAAAGTATAACTGTTTTAGTGGAAGAAGTCATCAGAAAGAACATAACGCAGGACCACGTTGCTTTACAGGCTAGGATCTACATGCTGCCTCATCCACACATGAAAGGCAGAAGTTCATGTTCACAAAGGC is part of the Pungitius pungitius chromosome 2, fPunPun2.1, whole genome shotgun sequence genome and encodes:
- the LOC119211511 gene encoding protein FAM53C-like — translated: MVTLITEQLRKQSLEEPYYKAFSFNVSLPAVGSSPTVSWSACRSTQETSSAPHLSSKANPLGDSCGLHSPWCPSHSGEPLERPEVSFTNQVFQSSPPQPPPKRHCRSLSVPEDLSRCRSTWHPIASKVWTPVKRGCQSGGASSSSSGASSLPVCGPSSSFTSSSLHSSSSPTFFSLALSSDSPLPWSFSWDPCDKPKGACSASFATPSSCSSSPAPLVSRSVLQRRLSLSPVHIQDASLVLLPLQPSPASAVMYSCPPGIEHPALSSSPTSACSTPSSSRRDLHPALPRCHSQPCDMRKPRLKRRHDPDVVPCSRPGLDFSKMTQIGHHGSLLFGTADCIVPVPYQSEQRLAFSPAEFLGRASIGPLSESEEEEEEQEEDDKRKRTAIDGVQKIAFERDCTELDLNLIEEN